One part of the Arabidopsis thaliana chromosome 1 sequence genome encodes these proteins:
- a CDS encoding alanine-tRNA ligase, putative (DUF760) (Protein of unknown function (DUF760); FUNCTIONS IN: molecular_function unknown; INVOLVED IN: biological_process unknown; LOCATED IN: chloroplast; EXPRESSED IN: 24 plant structures; EXPRESSED DURING: 15 growth stages; CONTAINS InterPro DOMAIN/s: Protein of unknown function DUF760 (InterPro:IPR008479); BEST Arabidopsis thaliana protein match is: Protein of unknown function (DUF760) (TAIR:AT3G17800.1); Has 35333 Blast hits to 34131 proteins in 2444 species: Archae - 798; Bacteria - 22429; Metazoa - 974; Fungi - 991; Plants - 531; Viruses - 0; Other Eukaryotes - 9610 (source: NCBI BLink).), translated as MDAVAANLFQSPSLLRQTSERLIFSTPNCPGFMRISSGPQFRLRQNSSLKFSRPFQSGTTCVKSRRSFVVKASASGDASTESIAPLQLKSPVGQFLSQILVSHPHLVPAAVEQQLEQLQIDRDAEEQSKDASSVLGTDIVLYRRIAEVKEKERRRALEEILYALVVQKFMDANVTLVPSITSSSADPSGRVDTWPTLDGELERLHSPEVYEMIQNHLSIILKNRTDDLTAVAQISKLGVGQVYAASVMYGYFLKRIDQRFQLEKTMRILPGGSDEGETSIEQAGRDVERNFYEEAEETYQAVSSNQDVGSFVGGINASGGFSSDMKSIVWEARDCDNATRHY; from the exons ATGGACGCTGTGGCGGCGAATTTGTTTCAATCTCCTTCCTTACTGCGTCAAACTTCCGAAAGGTTGATATTTTCGACGCCCAACTGTCCTGGCTTCATGCGAATTAGCTCCGGACCTCAATTTCGTCTCAGA CAAAACTCTTCTCTTAAATTCTCGAGACCATTTCAAAGCGGAACAACTTGTGTTAAATCTCGGAGAAGCTTTGTGGTTAAAGCTTCAGCTTCTGGTGATGCTTCAACAGAATCAATCGCGCCGCTTCAGTTGAAGTCTCCTGTGGGACAGTTTCTGTCACAGATATTAGTGAGCCATCCTCATCTTGTTCCAGCAGCTGTTGAACAGCAGCTTGAACAGCTCCAAATTGATCGAGACGCTGAAGAACAGAGTAAAGATGCATCCTCTGTCCTTGGAACAGACATTGTTCTCTACAG GAGAATTGCTGAAGttaaggagaaagagagaagaagggcCTTGGAAGAGATTTTGTATGCGTTAGTGGTTCAGAAGTTCATGGATGCTAATGTTACACTTGTACCATCCATAACCTCTTCATCTGCGGATCCATCTGGTCGAGTTGATACTTGGCCAACTCTAGATGGGGAACTTGAGAGACTTCACTCGCCTGAAGTTTATGAGATGATTCAGAATCATCTTTCCATCATTCTTAAAAACCGCACTGATGATCTGACAGCAGTTGCGCAGATAAGCAAACTTGGAGTTGGACAGGTATATGCTGCTTCGGTGATGTATGGGTATTTCCTGAAGAGGATCGATCAAAGGTTTCAGCTTGAGAAGACGATGAGGATTCTCCCAGGTGGGTCAGATGAAGGTGAGACTAGCATTGAGCAAGCAGGCCGAGATGTAGAGAGAAACTTCtatgaagaagcagaagagacTTATCAGGCTGTTTCCTCAAACCAAGACGTTGGTTCGTTTGTAGGAGGGATCAATGCCAGTGGCGGTTTTAGCAGTGATATGAA AAGCATTGTTTGGGAGGCCAGAGATTGTGATAACGCCACAAGGCACTATTGA